From one Formosa sediminum genomic stretch:
- a CDS encoding Xaa-Pro dipeptidyl-peptidase yields MKKSTVIFLIITCICALNNVSVAQQKTIPIFKNGEAQIVPAFNNPQDWIRHDLWVETEFDTDGDGLLDRMHVDVTRPKQTETEGLKLPIIYESSPYYAGIAPDVPGMFWDVNHELGTPAKQERAHPEVVRVGKRPVISNSQISKWVPRGYVVVHSSSPGTGLSQGSPTVGGDNESLAPKAVIDWLNGRAKGYTSPYGNETVNAFWSTGKVGMTGTSYNGTIPLAAATTGVEGLEAIIPVAPNTSYYHYYRSNGLVRSPGGYLGEDIDVLYDYIHSGDESKRAYSNTTIRDTEMKNGMDRITGDYNEFWAGRDYLNDIKPMKAALLMSHGFNDWNVMPEHSYRIYKAAEEKGLDVQIYYHQDGHGGPPPLSMMNRWFTHYLHGIENGVENDKKAWIVREEDTHNTPTPYDNFPNPEAKLVRLKLQAGGHKSGQLILTKTTLKHQETLIDDASFSGDSLANLPESKHRLLYVTPTLKKDVHISGLAKINIKLASNKPAANLSVWLVSLPWNTEEDAPITDNIITRGWADPQNYKSIKSSEPLVPGQFYNMSFYLQPDDQIIKKGQQIGLMIFSSDNKFTLLPKPGTTLTVDLDGTTLELPIVGGENYFKTATH; encoded by the coding sequence ATGAAAAAAAGCACAGTAATTTTCTTAATAATAACATGTATTTGTGCTCTTAATAATGTAAGTGTTGCACAACAAAAAACTATACCCATTTTTAAAAATGGTGAGGCTCAAATTGTACCTGCTTTTAATAATCCTCAAGATTGGATTAGACACGATTTATGGGTAGAAACAGAATTTGACACAGACGGAGATGGCTTATTAGACCGTATGCATGTAGATGTAACCAGACCTAAACAAACAGAAACCGAAGGTCTAAAACTACCTATTATTTATGAGTCTAGTCCGTATTATGCAGGCATTGCACCAGATGTTCCAGGTATGTTTTGGGATGTTAATCATGAGCTTGGTACACCTGCTAAACAAGAACGTGCACATCCAGAAGTGGTTCGTGTTGGCAAACGTCCTGTAATTTCAAATTCTCAAATTAGTAAGTGGGTCCCTCGCGGCTATGTCGTTGTACATTCTTCATCACCTGGAACTGGATTATCTCAAGGTTCTCCAACAGTTGGTGGAGATAATGAATCTCTAGCTCCAAAAGCTGTTATTGATTGGCTAAACGGCAGAGCAAAAGGGTATACATCTCCTTATGGCAATGAAACGGTAAATGCATTTTGGTCTACAGGAAAAGTGGGCATGACAGGAACTTCTTATAACGGAACCATTCCTTTAGCTGCTGCAACAACTGGAGTAGAGGGCTTAGAAGCAATTATACCCGTTGCCCCTAATACATCCTACTATCATTATTACAGATCTAATGGTTTAGTTAGATCTCCTGGTGGCTATTTAGGCGAAGATATAGATGTTTTATACGATTATATCCATAGTGGAGACGAAAGTAAACGCGCCTATAGTAACACAACCATTCGTGATACAGAAATGAAAAATGGTATGGATAGAATTACTGGTGATTATAATGAGTTTTGGGCTGGAAGAGATTATCTTAATGATATTAAACCCATGAAAGCCGCTTTATTAATGTCTCATGGTTTTAACGATTGGAACGTTATGCCAGAACACAGCTACCGTATATATAAAGCTGCGGAAGAGAAAGGCTTAGACGTACAGATTTATTACCATCAAGATGGGCATGGCGGACCTCCACCATTATCTATGATGAATAGATGGTTTACGCACTATTTACACGGTATAGAAAACGGTGTAGAAAACGATAAGAAAGCCTGGATTGTAAGAGAAGAAGACACACATAATACCCCAACACCTTATGATAATTTTCCTAATCCGGAAGCAAAACTAGTGCGTTTAAAATTACAAGCGGGAGGGCATAAAAGCGGCCAGCTTATATTAACAAAAACAACATTAAAACACCAAGAAACCCTTATAGATGATGCCTCGTTTTCTGGAGATTCCTTAGCTAATTTACCAGAATCTAAACATCGCTTATTATATGTAACACCCACACTAAAAAAAGATGTACATATCTCTGGATTAGCAAAAATTAATATCAAACTCGCAAGTAATAAACCTGCAGCAAACTTATCTGTTTGGTTAGTTTCTTTACCTTGGAACACAGAAGAGGATGCGCCTATAACAGATAATATTATCACACGTGGTTGGGCAGATCCGCAAAATTATAAATCTATTAAAAGTAGCGAACCTTTAGTTCCTGGACAGTTTTACAATATGTCTTTTTATCTACAACCAGACGATCAGATTATAAAAAAAGGGCAGCAAATTGGACTCATGATTTTTTCTAGTGATAATAAATTTACCTTATTACCTAAACCTGGCACCACGTTAACTGTAGATTTAGACGGCACAACATTAGAGCTGCCTATTGTTGGCGGCGAAAATTATTTTAAAACAGCAACGCATTAA